One window of Athalia rosae chromosome 2, iyAthRosa1.1, whole genome shotgun sequence genomic DNA carries:
- the LOC105689072 gene encoding transcription factor Atoh8 isoform X1, which produces MNNHVVETTSELSAFMKAGVMSASERDAGFCSGGDEDDMSGLHSPSASEDSVEVQVTPISLRNKRKLAEPRKIQEPCTAPLKKRRFEQVEEVASLGDDESRPAGCASPSPFRPWSTSTTKNIESKSPQSNDNKSATIHLDEESRRRQEARFQEEVLLRLRESGTPTPVSSASPSVHHRRHETLQRFEPPTIPPPPPAATILPHPRLQEEPLALVLRGEVPRVPAHPGVNGTYERQNFPMEHVIQHGGGGSDPHGRSQSGQQRNYKNMTRERRIEANARERTRVHTISAAFDTLRRAIPAYSHNQKLSKLSVLRIACSYIMTLSKIANTPEGDGPTSAALGACVDLVSRTIQTEGKLRKKKDE; this is translated from the exons ATGAACAACCACGTGGTAGAGACTACTTCCGAGCTTTCCGCTTTCATGAAAG CTGGCGTGATGTCCGCATCGGAAAGAGACGCCGGTTTCTGCAGCGGTGGGGACGAGGATGACATGTCCGGATTGCATTCGCCGAGTGCCTCCGAGGACAGCGTCGAGGTCCAGGTTACGCCTATCTCGTTGAGAAACAAACGAAAGCTCGCGGAACCGAGGAAAATACAGGAGCCCTGCACGGCGCCGCTGAAAAAACGACGATTCGAACAGGTCGAGGAGGTGGCTTCGCTCGGCGACGACGAATCCAGACCGGCCGGATGCGCCTCGCCGAGTCCATTCCGACCTTGGAGCACCTCGACGACGAAGAATATCGAGAGCAAATCACCGCAGAGCAACGACAACAAGAGCGCGACGATCCACCTCGACGAGGAATCGCGGAGGAGGCAGGAGGCCCGTTTCCAGGAAGAAGTCCTCCTCAGACTCAGGGAATCCGGCACTCCGACTCCGGTCTCGTCCGCCTCACCCTCCGTTCACCATCGCAGACACGAGACTCTCCAGAGGTTCGAACCTCCGACGATTCCTCCGCCGCCTCCCGCCGCGACGATCCTTCCCCATCCCCGGCTACAGGAGGAACCTCTGGCGCTCGTACTTCGGGGAGAGGTGCCGAGAGTGCCGGCGCATCCCGGTGTTAACGGTACCTACGAGAGGCAAAATTTTCCCATGGAGCACGTCATCCAGCACGGAGGCGGAGGTTCGGATCCTCACGGTAGATCGCAGAGCGGCCAACAGCGTAATTATAAGAATATGACACGGGAACGTAGGATAGAGGCGAACGCCAGGGAGAGGACGAGAGTTCACACGATAAGCGCGGCCTTCGATACGCTCAGACGAGCCATTCCTGCCTACTCGCATaatcaaaaattatcgaaactaTCGGTACTGAGGATCGCCTGCAGCTATATTATGACCTTAAGTAAAATCGCCAATACACCGGAAGGCGACGGACCGACGAGCGCCGCTCTCGGTGCCTGCGTAGATTTGGTATCCCGCACTATTCAGACGGAAGGTAaattgcgaaagaaaaaggacgagTGA
- the LOC105689072 gene encoding transcription factor Atoh8 isoform X2, producing the protein MPGVMSASERDAGFCSGGDEDDMSGLHSPSASEDSVEVQVTPISLRNKRKLAEPRKIQEPCTAPLKKRRFEQVEEVASLGDDESRPAGCASPSPFRPWSTSTTKNIESKSPQSNDNKSATIHLDEESRRRQEARFQEEVLLRLRESGTPTPVSSASPSVHHRRHETLQRFEPPTIPPPPPAATILPHPRLQEEPLALVLRGEVPRVPAHPGVNGTYERQNFPMEHVIQHGGGGSDPHGRSQSGQQRNYKNMTRERRIEANARERTRVHTISAAFDTLRRAIPAYSHNQKLSKLSVLRIACSYIMTLSKIANTPEGDGPTSAALGACVDLVSRTIQTEGKLRKKKDE; encoded by the exons ATGC CTGGCGTGATGTCCGCATCGGAAAGAGACGCCGGTTTCTGCAGCGGTGGGGACGAGGATGACATGTCCGGATTGCATTCGCCGAGTGCCTCCGAGGACAGCGTCGAGGTCCAGGTTACGCCTATCTCGTTGAGAAACAAACGAAAGCTCGCGGAACCGAGGAAAATACAGGAGCCCTGCACGGCGCCGCTGAAAAAACGACGATTCGAACAGGTCGAGGAGGTGGCTTCGCTCGGCGACGACGAATCCAGACCGGCCGGATGCGCCTCGCCGAGTCCATTCCGACCTTGGAGCACCTCGACGACGAAGAATATCGAGAGCAAATCACCGCAGAGCAACGACAACAAGAGCGCGACGATCCACCTCGACGAGGAATCGCGGAGGAGGCAGGAGGCCCGTTTCCAGGAAGAAGTCCTCCTCAGACTCAGGGAATCCGGCACTCCGACTCCGGTCTCGTCCGCCTCACCCTCCGTTCACCATCGCAGACACGAGACTCTCCAGAGGTTCGAACCTCCGACGATTCCTCCGCCGCCTCCCGCCGCGACGATCCTTCCCCATCCCCGGCTACAGGAGGAACCTCTGGCGCTCGTACTTCGGGGAGAGGTGCCGAGAGTGCCGGCGCATCCCGGTGTTAACGGTACCTACGAGAGGCAAAATTTTCCCATGGAGCACGTCATCCAGCACGGAGGCGGAGGTTCGGATCCTCACGGTAGATCGCAGAGCGGCCAACAGCGTAATTATAAGAATATGACACGGGAACGTAGGATAGAGGCGAACGCCAGGGAGAGGACGAGAGTTCACACGATAAGCGCGGCCTTCGATACGCTCAGACGAGCCATTCCTGCCTACTCGCATaatcaaaaattatcgaaactaTCGGTACTGAGGATCGCCTGCAGCTATATTATGACCTTAAGTAAAATCGCCAATACACCGGAAGGCGACGGACCGACGAGCGCCGCTCTCGGTGCCTGCGTAGATTTGGTATCCCGCACTATTCAGACGGAAGGTAaattgcgaaagaaaaaggacgagTGA
- the LOC105689072 gene encoding transcription factor Atoh8 isoform X3, with translation MSASERDAGFCSGGDEDDMSGLHSPSASEDSVEVQVTPISLRNKRKLAEPRKIQEPCTAPLKKRRFEQVEEVASLGDDESRPAGCASPSPFRPWSTSTTKNIESKSPQSNDNKSATIHLDEESRRRQEARFQEEVLLRLRESGTPTPVSSASPSVHHRRHETLQRFEPPTIPPPPPAATILPHPRLQEEPLALVLRGEVPRVPAHPGVNGTYERQNFPMEHVIQHGGGGSDPHGRSQSGQQRNYKNMTRERRIEANARERTRVHTISAAFDTLRRAIPAYSHNQKLSKLSVLRIACSYIMTLSKIANTPEGDGPTSAALGACVDLVSRTIQTEGKLRKKKDE, from the coding sequence ATGTCCGCATCGGAAAGAGACGCCGGTTTCTGCAGCGGTGGGGACGAGGATGACATGTCCGGATTGCATTCGCCGAGTGCCTCCGAGGACAGCGTCGAGGTCCAGGTTACGCCTATCTCGTTGAGAAACAAACGAAAGCTCGCGGAACCGAGGAAAATACAGGAGCCCTGCACGGCGCCGCTGAAAAAACGACGATTCGAACAGGTCGAGGAGGTGGCTTCGCTCGGCGACGACGAATCCAGACCGGCCGGATGCGCCTCGCCGAGTCCATTCCGACCTTGGAGCACCTCGACGACGAAGAATATCGAGAGCAAATCACCGCAGAGCAACGACAACAAGAGCGCGACGATCCACCTCGACGAGGAATCGCGGAGGAGGCAGGAGGCCCGTTTCCAGGAAGAAGTCCTCCTCAGACTCAGGGAATCCGGCACTCCGACTCCGGTCTCGTCCGCCTCACCCTCCGTTCACCATCGCAGACACGAGACTCTCCAGAGGTTCGAACCTCCGACGATTCCTCCGCCGCCTCCCGCCGCGACGATCCTTCCCCATCCCCGGCTACAGGAGGAACCTCTGGCGCTCGTACTTCGGGGAGAGGTGCCGAGAGTGCCGGCGCATCCCGGTGTTAACGGTACCTACGAGAGGCAAAATTTTCCCATGGAGCACGTCATCCAGCACGGAGGCGGAGGTTCGGATCCTCACGGTAGATCGCAGAGCGGCCAACAGCGTAATTATAAGAATATGACACGGGAACGTAGGATAGAGGCGAACGCCAGGGAGAGGACGAGAGTTCACACGATAAGCGCGGCCTTCGATACGCTCAGACGAGCCATTCCTGCCTACTCGCATaatcaaaaattatcgaaactaTCGGTACTGAGGATCGCCTGCAGCTATATTATGACCTTAAGTAAAATCGCCAATACACCGGAAGGCGACGGACCGACGAGCGCCGCTCTCGGTGCCTGCGTAGATTTGGTATCCCGCACTATTCAGACGGAAGGTAaattgcgaaagaaaaaggacgagTGA